In a single window of the Nilaparvata lugens isolate BPH chromosome 1, ASM1435652v1, whole genome shotgun sequence genome:
- the LOC111044423 gene encoding small lysine-rich protein 1, producing MAGKGKKKQSVDGSEKKSNKAPKKPMARKGESKSKVKSRCHVDIFNEHAMENAYVTCHNVQDLLRCRGFPWPDAQKKKKKGKKK from the coding sequence ATGGCGGGAAAGGGAAAGAAGAAACAGTCGGTTGATGGCAGtgagaaaaaatcgaacaaaGCCCCCAAGAAACCAATGGCAAGGAAAGGAGAGAGCAAGTCAAAGGTGAAGTCGCGCTGCCATGTGGACATTTTCAACGAGCATGCCATGGAAAACGCCTACGTCACGTGTCACAATGTACAGGATCTCCTGCGTTGCCGCGGCTTTCCATGGCCTGACgctcaaaagaaaaagaagaagggcAAGAAGAAGTAG